One stretch of Verrucomicrobiota bacterium DNA includes these proteins:
- a CDS encoding transporter substrate-binding domain-containing protein: MDFPRWRLLLLAGGLALPPWTPLHAEFSARSEVAHSAAVRAMRETAPKRSLNSHKLKVAVCDRPPFSFKDGVGAWSGLSVDLWEQIAGKLGITYEYVEMPLVEIMKQLRTGKCDLSPVIALSGEEAGNIEFTEPYLFSHGAVLTPRKSLLQSLGTFHGILMNKRVLIIFLAMLLGMIFFSLLLMFVERKHEKGHFSGLSVKGFGSALWFSAVTMTTVGYGDKTPLSLVGRLVTFFWMLAGVLIIAVFTGTVASSLTRAEMKEGIVSFNDLPRFKVGCVAGSRMDFLLQERGIPAKRFNTYDEIKNADEMGLITAFAGDVVPLQYMMNRNPDLKCDLYTLPDSAMIYAFATRQGLPQLSAINRELLKVSLLPDWRSKAERWTGPLSL; the protein is encoded by the coding sequence ATGGATTTTCCCCGATGGCGCCTGCTTCTTCTGGCCGGTGGACTTGCACTGCCTCCCTGGACGCCCTTGCACGCGGAGTTTTCAGCCCGATCGGAAGTTGCGCACTCGGCTGCAGTCAGAGCAATGAGGGAAACGGCCCCGAAGCGTTCTTTAAATTCCCATAAACTTAAAGTAGCGGTCTGTGATCGCCCTCCGTTCAGTTTTAAGGACGGGGTCGGAGCCTGGAGCGGTCTGAGCGTCGATCTCTGGGAGCAAATCGCAGGAAAGCTTGGGATCACCTACGAGTATGTCGAGATGCCACTGGTTGAGATCATGAAACAACTGCGCACTGGCAAGTGCGATCTGAGCCCAGTCATAGCGCTTTCCGGTGAGGAGGCAGGTAATATCGAATTCACCGAACCGTATCTCTTCAGCCATGGGGCGGTTTTGACCCCCCGTAAATCCCTGTTGCAATCGCTCGGCACATTCCACGGGATCCTGATGAACAAAAGGGTGCTCATTATCTTCCTAGCGATGCTGCTCGGGATGATTTTCTTCAGCCTTCTCCTGATGTTCGTCGAGAGGAAACATGAGAAGGGGCATTTTAGCGGCCTCTCGGTGAAAGGCTTTGGTTCGGCTCTCTGGTTCTCAGCCGTCACCATGACAACTGTCGGTTATGGCGACAAAACGCCGCTCTCTCTGGTTGGACGCCTGGTCACCTTTTTTTGGATGCTCGCGGGGGTGCTGATCATCGCCGTGTTCACGGGAACGGTCGCTTCCTCTCTCACCCGCGCCGAGATGAAAGAGGGCATCGTCAGTTTCAACGATCTCCCTCGATTCAAGGTTGGGTGTGTCGCCGGGTCACGGATGGATTTCCTGCTCCAGGAGCGGGGGATCCCCGCTAAACGCTTCAACACCTACGACGAAATCAAAAATGCCGACGAGATGGGTCTGATCACTGCGTTTGCCGGAGATGTAGTGCCGCTGCAATACATGATGAACCGCAACCCTGATTTGAAGTGCGATCTCTACACGCTTCCCGACTCGGCGATGATTTATGCCTTCGCCACGAGGCAGGGACTTCCGCAGTTGTCAGCGATCAACCGCGAGCTTCTCAAAGTCTCCTTGCTCCCTGACTGGCGCTCCAAGGCCGAAAGGTGGACGGGGCCCCTGAGCCTATGA
- a CDS encoding MHS family MFS transporter, which produces MTPHSPTISAVHPGNSASRVLIASLAGTAIEFFDFYIYATAAVLVFPKLFFPQGDPTAATLQSLATFSLAFFARPFGSIFFGHFGDRIGRKTTLVAALLTMGLSTVLIGLLPTYTSIGLAAPALLALCRFGQGFGLGGEWGGAVLLATENAPPGKRDWYGMFPQLGAPIGFLFSGAIFLLLSKNLDAESFLTWGWRVPFLASSVLVLVGLYVRLNITETPAFLEASARRSPVALPMIDLLRNHLRIVILGTFAAVAAFVIFYILIVFSLSWGTTQLGYSRETFLIIQLAGVLFFALSIPCTAWISSRIGRRNMLLLATVAILIFGLLFGRLFSAGTPGVVATLVIGFLLMGVTYAPLGTFLSELFPVEVRYTGASISFNLAGILGASLTPYLATSLAMSHGLGSVGFYLAAMALISLIALLLTRTEVETA; this is translated from the coding sequence ATGACTCCTCACTCCCCAACTATCTCGGCCGTCCACCCGGGAAATTCCGCCTCACGCGTCTTGATCGCAAGTCTAGCCGGGACGGCTATCGAGTTCTTCGACTTCTATATCTACGCCACGGCAGCGGTTCTCGTTTTCCCGAAACTCTTTTTCCCACAGGGTGATCCCACGGCAGCCACACTCCAATCACTGGCGACCTTCTCCCTGGCCTTCTTTGCAAGACCCTTCGGATCGATCTTTTTCGGCCATTTTGGCGACCGGATAGGAAGAAAAACGACCTTGGTTGCGGCCCTCCTGACGATGGGACTCTCCACCGTCTTGATCGGCCTTCTACCGACCTACACCTCGATTGGTTTGGCCGCACCCGCCCTGCTCGCTCTCTGCCGTTTCGGACAGGGCTTTGGTCTTGGCGGGGAGTGGGGCGGCGCGGTTCTGCTCGCTACCGAGAATGCTCCTCCCGGAAAACGCGACTGGTACGGAATGTTTCCCCAGCTTGGAGCGCCCATCGGCTTCCTCTTCTCCGGCGCCATTTTCCTCCTGCTAAGCAAAAATCTTGATGCAGAAAGCTTCCTGACATGGGGCTGGCGGGTCCCTTTTCTCGCCAGCAGTGTGCTGGTGCTCGTTGGACTCTATGTCCGGCTCAACATCACCGAGACACCCGCCTTTCTGGAAGCATCTGCGCGCAGGAGTCCTGTTGCCCTGCCGATGATCGATCTCCTGCGGAACCATCTCCGCATCGTGATCCTGGGAACCTTCGCCGCGGTAGCAGCCTTTGTGATCTTTTACATCCTGATTGTCTTCTCGCTCTCCTGGGGCACCACGCAGCTTGGCTATTCTAGGGAAACCTTCCTGATCATACAGCTTGCCGGCGTACTCTTCTTCGCTCTTTCAATTCCCTGCACCGCATGGATCTCCTCGCGGATCGGGCGCCGGAATATGCTCCTTCTAGCCACCGTGGCTATCCTGATTTTCGGACTACTCTTCGGACGCCTCTTCTCGGCGGGAACTCCAGGTGTGGTGGCAACACTCGTTATTGGCTTTCTGCTCATGGGGGTCACTTATGCACCGCTCGGGACCTTCCTCTCGGAACTCTTCCCAGTGGAGGTGCGCTACACGGGAGCCTCGATCTCCTTTAATCTCGCTGGGATCCTTGGGGCCTCGCTGACTCCCTATCTGGCGACCTCGCTGGCCATGAGTCACGGACTGGGATCCGTCGGATTCTATCTAGCCGCCATGGCGCTGATCAGTCTGATCGCCCTGCTGTTGACCCGCACTGAAGTGGAAACAGCATAG
- a CDS encoding SPFH domain-containing protein produces the protein MQKAPLPVIGIAALVAFALFFLAPNVSNVRVTAGYASYIYSKPILGKGEFKEVIFGPASTGMRWRLWGQAVSITPYTYSEAFDADSAILAKDKLPLSSQAHIVWRLKPDEKSVRRFMEEFGGWESTGNPDKIAKAAYDQFIREPFRTITRSVVAKHDGLSVNESLTSISQDIGNQVKDLLKNTPFEVMSVVMGNASPPQQVIVAIATKVALNQTLEQKAIEEQIAQKNIDIERKNGEAAGARSAAEAVERAKAITSISAVLSPSYIQYLQAENIKGADRVYVPLNAGPQLVMPLREKAPEKATVK, from the coding sequence ATGCAGAAAGCACCCCTCCCCGTCATCGGAATAGCAGCTCTGGTTGCCTTCGCTCTCTTCTTCCTAGCTCCGAACGTCTCCAACGTCCGCGTCACCGCAGGCTATGCGAGCTACATCTACTCCAAGCCGATCTTGGGCAAAGGAGAGTTCAAGGAGGTAATCTTCGGTCCCGCCTCCACGGGCATGCGCTGGCGCCTCTGGGGGCAGGCCGTCTCCATCACCCCCTACACCTACTCCGAAGCCTTTGATGCCGACAGTGCCATTCTGGCCAAGGACAAGCTCCCCCTCTCCAGCCAGGCCCATATCGTCTGGCGCCTGAAGCCCGACGAGAAGTCGGTACGCCGCTTCATGGAAGAGTTCGGAGGTTGGGAGAGTACCGGAAACCCGGACAAGATTGCCAAGGCAGCCTACGACCAGTTCATCCGCGAACCCTTCCGGACCATCACTCGCTCCGTCGTGGCAAAACATGACGGCCTTTCGGTCAACGAGTCCCTGACCTCTATCTCGCAGGACATCGGTAACCAGGTGAAGGATCTGCTCAAGAACACACCCTTCGAGGTCATGTCTGTCGTGATGGGCAATGCCTCCCCTCCCCAGCAGGTCATCGTAGCCATCGCTACCAAGGTCGCCCTCAACCAGACTCTCGAGCAGAAGGCCATCGAGGAGCAGATCGCGCAGAAGAACATCGATATCGAGCGCAAGAATGGAGAGGCGGCCGGCGCGCGCTCTGCTGCCGAGGCAGTCGAACGGGCCAAGGCGATCACCTCCATCAGCGCGGTCCTCTCGCCTTCCTACATCCAGTATCTGCAGGCCGAGAACATCAAGGGAGCCGACCGCGTCTACGTCCCTCTCAATGCCGGTCCGCAGCTTGTGATGCCTCTCCGAGAAAAGGCTCCGGAGAAAGCGACGGTCAAGTAA
- a CDS encoding C39 family peptidase, with protein sequence MTSLPPTKVKRPAFARWIIAAGTLLLFLVIFWCWRRPLDGVGGLPIPGEIVISVPQFFQGDPRWSDELLGNTPGTLGAEGCAVASASMLLSHYGMDVDPGRLNKFLKKNNGFEGAGWLRWESAAEFTPGLIEKAYEDLPSYALIDWNLLKGNPVIVRLRLPSGITHFVVIVGKRGFDYLIRNPADNAPGEWGVVAPLSRMGVPLEALRYYRRIR encoded by the coding sequence GTGACATCATTGCCTCCAACCAAGGTCAAAAGACCTGCCTTCGCAAGGTGGATCATCGCGGCGGGAACCCTCCTGCTGTTTTTGGTTATCTTCTGGTGTTGGCGGCGCCCGTTAGACGGAGTAGGTGGTCTGCCGATTCCCGGGGAGATTGTGATCTCAGTGCCGCAGTTCTTTCAGGGTGACCCGAGATGGAGTGATGAATTGCTCGGTAATACTCCCGGCACTCTGGGAGCCGAGGGCTGTGCGGTTGCTTCGGCTTCGATGCTGCTCTCCCATTACGGAATGGATGTCGACCCGGGACGCCTGAACAAGTTCCTGAAGAAAAACAACGGCTTCGAGGGCGCCGGATGGCTTCGCTGGGAATCAGCGGCTGAGTTCACTCCCGGCCTGATCGAAAAGGCTTACGAAGATCTCCCCTCCTATGCCCTGATCGACTGGAATCTCCTGAAAGGAAATCCCGTGATCGTTCGTCTCAGGCTGCCCAGCGGCATCACCCACTTCGTAGTGATCGTCGGGAAGAGGGGATTCGACTATCTGATCCGTAACCCCGCGGACAATGCGCCCGGGGAATGGGGAGTCGTCGCTCCCCTCTCTAGGATGGGAGTTCCACTCGAGGCCCTCCGTTACTACCGCAGAATCCGCTGA
- a CDS encoding MFS transporter: MSTKLPFNREKWIVLGLLWLVCMLNYADRQAISSLFPLLERDFGFTKAQLGLIGSAFMWVYAASAPFAGFAGDRLSRKRLIMGGCLFWSVMTGLTGWCGKLWQFVSARALIGLGESVYFPSATSMLSGYHGPRTRSTALSLHQSAVYIGTIAGGGIGALLAERYGWRWAFYGFGGVGILVSLLLLLRLREPQRGASEDPSFPERKELLGFFPTLRMLFSQHGILLLMLAFACANAVGSIFLIWAPTFLFEKFHLGLVAAGVSAVAAIQLASAVSAPLSGVIADRLAMNVRGARMIVQSVGLIAGSICVVAVAWAPTMESLLAAMICFGLCKGTYDGGIFASVFEFVEPGQRASVAGLMNFIGWGGGALGPLMVGLFSTYGSGTPMERMSSAIAWSGAAYLLAAALILASLRIYRGMPHFSAISAGVEERRSMEER; encoded by the coding sequence ATGAGTACAAAGTTGCCGTTCAACCGTGAAAAATGGATCGTGCTCGGTCTGCTCTGGCTGGTCTGTATGCTCAACTACGCCGACCGTCAGGCGATCAGTAGTCTCTTTCCGTTGTTGGAGCGCGATTTTGGATTCACGAAGGCTCAGCTCGGGCTGATCGGGAGCGCCTTCATGTGGGTCTATGCGGCCTCGGCTCCCTTTGCGGGATTCGCAGGCGACCGCCTCTCACGCAAGAGGCTGATCATGGGGGGATGTCTGTTCTGGAGCGTCATGACGGGGCTGACAGGATGGTGCGGCAAGCTCTGGCAGTTTGTCTCGGCACGCGCGCTGATAGGTCTGGGTGAATCTGTTTATTTCCCGTCGGCCACCTCGATGCTCTCCGGGTATCATGGTCCAAGGACGCGCTCGACGGCTCTTTCTCTCCATCAATCCGCAGTCTACATCGGCACGATCGCAGGAGGAGGGATCGGTGCACTGCTCGCGGAACGCTACGGATGGCGCTGGGCCTTTTACGGATTCGGGGGTGTGGGAATCCTTGTGTCACTGCTTCTTCTGCTAAGGCTCAGGGAACCGCAGCGAGGAGCTTCGGAAGATCCCTCATTCCCGGAGAGGAAAGAACTACTGGGTTTCTTTCCAACGTTGCGAATGCTGTTTTCTCAGCACGGCATACTCCTGCTGATGTTGGCCTTCGCCTGTGCAAATGCTGTCGGATCAATCTTCCTGATTTGGGCTCCCACGTTCCTGTTCGAGAAGTTCCATCTCGGCTTGGTGGCGGCGGGAGTCTCGGCAGTGGCGGCGATCCAGCTGGCCAGTGCCGTGAGTGCGCCTCTCTCGGGAGTGATCGCCGACAGGCTTGCAATGAATGTTCGTGGAGCCCGGATGATTGTTCAGTCCGTAGGGTTGATAGCCGGATCGATCTGCGTGGTTGCTGTGGCATGGGCGCCAACGATGGAGTCGCTGCTCGCCGCTATGATCTGTTTCGGACTCTGCAAGGGAACCTATGACGGAGGGATCTTTGCTTCGGTCTTCGAGTTTGTTGAACCGGGCCAGCGCGCCTCCGTCGCGGGCCTGATGAATTTCATCGGATGGGGTGGTGGTGCGCTGGGTCCCTTGATGGTGGGACTCTTTTCCACCTACGGCTCGGGAACCCCGATGGAGCGGATGAGTAGTGCGATCGCTTGGAGCGGAGCCGCTTATTTGCTAGCTGCGGCGCTCATTCTCGCAAGTCTCAGGATCTACCGCGGGATGCCGCACTTCTCCGCCATCTCCGCTGGAGTGGAGGAGCGGCGTTCCATGGAGGAGAGATAG